A genomic region of Cryptococcus gattii WM276 chromosome F, complete sequence contains the following coding sequences:
- a CDS encoding Glutamate-tRNA ligase, putative (Similar to TIGR gene model, INSD accession AAW43970.1) yields the protein MPDIVLPLVQTPPFSIIALAALQGIPVTWDTQSGEQGQTTYGDVVGAESVRAELEKGVDGKEVPLPPLPTLLASTSSFQDVSAVLDALDDYLAYRTYFAGPKFGFGDATIWGTIRGNNSAIGSIKKPGRPHLQRWFNHVETLDVPKAALESYRQAKSEMEKGKKTKRLESVDVVLPNAVKGKVVVRFAPEPSGYLHIGHLKAAILNRYLADQYQGKFILRFDDTNPLKEEGEFEEAIQEDLKMIDISFDKIVHTSDHFDKIQAYTEQLIKQGDAFMDDTEGETVKEQRRAMIPSKNRDLSVEENLAKFKEMCEGTEEGKRWSLRAKIDYQHKNGTLRDPVIYRYVEGSHHVTGTKYKAYPMYDLACPIIDHLDGVTHALRANEYWARHEQYQWFLKTLGFANIEIFDFSRVDFVYTVLSKRKLKYLVENNVVKGWDDPRFPTVRGIRSRGMTVQGLKNYILGQGASQQAVQLEWDGIWTVNKKVIDPVAPRYWAIAEDKMVTVNVIGRDTEEPEVVNKPLHKKNPDVGEKKMVFASKLIMEQEDAKTFGDNEEITAMDWGNAFVTSKVITPSGDVSSLTITLHLAGDFKKTSKKVTWLAAPTDSNPLVPVVLIEYDYLITKKKLEEDDSLPEILNTKTEYRTTALASKEVEGLKKWDIIQFERKGFYICQGTKDNEGRMEFGFIPDGRAATVALKAEPAKEKIKVPGTAKGSWGKLGPKPASSPAAAP from the exons ATGCCCGACATTGTACTCCCTCTGGTGCAGACCCCCCCTTTTTCCATAATTGCTCTCGCCGCTTTGCAGGGCATTCCTGTCACCTGGGACACTCAGTCGGGGGAACAGGGTCAAACTACTTACGGTGATGTGGTTGGTGCCGAGAGTGTTCGAGCTGAGCTCGAAAAGGGTGTCGACGGCAAGGAG GttcctctccctcctcttcccaccCTTTTGGCCTCCACCAGCTCTTTCCAAGACGTTTCCGCCGTTCTCGACGCTCTCGACGACTACCTCGCCTACCGTACCTACTTTGCCGGCCCCAAGTTTGGTTTCGGCGATGCTACTATTTGGGGCACCATCCGAGGCAACAATTCCGCTATCGGTTCCATCAAGAAACCCGGACGACCTCACTTGCAGCGATGGTTCAACCACGTTGAGACTCTCGATGTACCGAAGGCTGCGCTGGAATCTTACAGACAGGCCAAGAGCGAAATGgagaagggcaagaagaCCAAGAGGTTGGAAAGCGTTGATGTTGTTTTGCCCAACGCTGTCAAGGGCAAGGTTGTTGTTAGGTTTG CCCCTGAGCCTTCAGGATACTTGCACATTGGTCACCTCAAGGCCGCTATCCTTAACAGATACCTTGCCGACCAGTATCAGGGCAAGTTCATCCTCCGTTTCGATGATACCAACCCTCTTAAGGAGGAG GGTGAGTTCGAGGAGGCTATCCAGGAAGACCTCAAAATGATCGACATCTCCTTCGACAAGATCGTTCACACCTCCGACCACTTTGACAAGATCCAAGCCTACACCGAGCAACTAATCAAGCAAGGCGACGCTTTCATGGACGACACTGAGGGCGAAACCGTCAAAGAGCAGCGTCGAGCTATGATCCCCTCTAAGAACCGAGACCTCTCTGTTGAGGAGAACTTGGCGAAATTCAAAGAAATGTGTGAGGGTACGGAGGAAGGTAAGAGGTGGAGTTTGAGGGCCAAGATTGATTATCAACACAAGAACGGTACTTTGCGTGACCCTGTCATCTACCGATATGTTGAGGGCTCCCATCACGTTACCGG TACCAAGTACAAGGCTTATCCCATGTACGACCTCGCTTGTCCTATCATCGACCACCTCGACGGCGTTACTCACGCTCTCCGAGCCAACGAGTACTGGGCCCGTCACGAACAATACCAGTGGTTCCTTAAGACTCTTGGTTTCGCCAATATTGAGATCTTTGATTTCAGCAGGGTCGACTTCGTTTACACTGTTTTGAGTAAGAGAAAGTTGAAGTATCTTGTCGAGAATAATGTTGTCAAAGGTTGGGATGACCCCCGGTTCCCTACCGTTCGAG GTATACGATCCCGTGGTATGACTGTACAAGGTCTCAAGAACTACATTCTCGGTCAGGGTGCTTCTCAGCAAGCCGTTCAGCTCGAGTGGGATGGTATCTGGACTGTTAACAAGAAGGTTATCGATCCCGTTGCTCCTCGATACTGGGCCATTGCGGAGGACAAGAT GGTCACTGTCAATGTTATCGGCCGTGATACTGAGGAGCCTGAGGTTGTTAACAAGCCCTTGCACAAGAAGAATCCCGACGTTGGGGAGAAAAAGATGGTCTTTGCTAGCAAGTTGATCATGGAGCAGGAGGACGCCAAGACCTTTGGTGACAATGAAGAA ATCACCGCCATGGACTGGGGAAATGCTTTCGTTACTTCCAAGGTCATCACCCCTTCCGGTGACGTTTCTTCTCTTACTATCACGCTTCACCTCGCCGGAGACTTCAAGAAGACTTCCAAGAAGGTCACCTGGCTTGCTGCGCCCACCGACTCCAACCCCCTTGTTCCTGTCGTCCTCATTGAATACGACTACCTCATCaccaagaagaagctcgaGGAGGACGACTCCCTCCCTGAGATCCTCAATACTAAGACCGAGTACCGCACCACCGCGCTCGCTTCCAAGGAAGTTGAAGGCCTGAAAAAGTGGGATATCATCCAGTTTGAGAGGAAGGGATTCTACATCTGCCAAGGTACTAAAGATAACGAGGGCAGGATGGAGTTTGGTTTTATCCCTGATGGACGGGCTGCGACTGTAGCGTTGAAGGCGGAGCCCgcaaaggagaagattAAGGTTCCCGGAACTGCGAAGGGGTCATGGGGTAAGCTCGGGCCCAAGCCTGCCTCCAGCCCTGCTGCTGCTCCTTAA
- a CDS encoding Membrane protein, putative (Similar to TIGR gene model, INSD accession AAW44156.1) — protein sequence MLAKEPPTKSAPHYGQATAESGAFSYDDHYYDHEDVDLEDEIARLEEEAADSSDEEDGIDFVPMSEIWPSAMPNRLGQGYTTKDGIRRELDDPNDPRLSAVGLQMSLPYEVESLVEMDDKLDFICAKLIESVKAREFGMGFRVWDSALSIWMTMGYPMKRDVKIKLIFLYYETIFAPGLSASFIEDVANQFIALASDRTLTIYDFRIPWRPLYEILYLELFPHPNKLARHSMNLAPSLLNVAEEAQRFFHPSDVDDMLETILPQLQPNMDSILATQTFLVHFLPISHCQKWLPVIFRFWQGYNSGLWDDQASDLMGQLAIAHVDPARSDPLLLSKIPRGLQNTPEEELANPSAKKRARHHQLRLLEVAGKVQEDADGLSYWVDESDPSLPPEEKLGSPDWQGIRKDVGIFTDEQFEFLMSKCLRSLNVPVGGAVASQNSMSVTVADTRASKKILDAKKPIDRVQSLAETIVFSISEDALPLVSGGTGTATGTVTPSGIATPSGKGAIGKMKDSLAAVGRKEELHRRYLAGSKALDHLSKLLTSCETFFHPSNSGHWSNFLCTFLSHLANNFIERLKSEEEPSCKTPPAWRITPAIKREFVLILRPLALTAIFNKDMKAVASAVSALKKLSLLEPDLIMPAILERAVPSLQGLEETQRTPAVTYALAALASPLAARQIWRQGGMYIADIFGLLLPGIDLNDPSKSALVSMCISNIVDFIYMGDISDGDGDVEMDGKISAEVENARAVRKIPREKVEDDPNDPVQLEMEDLTPEEVNARIRMTTSTFRDWVTEFLGRVLLLFANLPEEGGKSGRAGGKTEQITLQSVLHTCGNVFAALSPPLFDLVLDQIIEYCTTTCRGNAVDAVGELVRNLAAANAPKVFKRLFPIIRQKIAAELKGGASSMRTTTTSIPLPSDAGLHWWQSILIGTLIPGRVCLSDPEVKTQYIDLLRLMIDNTHSERGWQWTGKIIEKTVSSLTSIYFSEMRMLNPSTWCSQDFTQNHHLYWGKLYRPSEVEPQWRTPSKEDVDMAINVIGLAVEAVGKIETLVKEEGRYADKEWTNEFCRAVNVVDKVLRGTYNLVAELEDQKIGGEKAPSYLPGDFTAHLPTYKSGLILTDPADSRYQLVQSFRQRTGEILNRAATALRSAGGGSDSSVDAVKLLVTTIGTYLTAYGVRSKQFSSAQSALSGMVATKKMFEGQRKHHRTIYLANASIHHQTRMTTLAYYRKRSELDDRLIVSMLNFCLSPFVRVRKSAQNALDTIAKLYRGVWVLCFPTLFQALQPGTDPDIMKGALYVLRYNHIGITRIGKDWRQLLELAECLLNAHHENKASVQALVSKATDELIARIKEPHAFDMNVRLEPIQEAADELASVISCKPDQALVEIVHQGTVERLQHQETQWDVFVDKVLAIAKSPNLNWRYVLNAARFLLSVMRRDRPMDLRLADFFMGNVQNPLPRIRDYGIVGTTRLLFSMTLRSLCQGSEELLFLEEPIDEYSKEIPLEDTSPEFTKRYLTSFRETPEDESNVVLQDRQQSGWLAWGHTLEVARFTGWDEPLFPVEEASLPGKEMIGKFISEGSWWERLASLWAQENERNYPSATHIDFILALSQLYGPSVFRSIRPIVEGYLAEMESTKVYDRHKTRAMWEFLAGVLRGSMEWSGKDRKDFWDWFTPRLPELHGNIRHDTIKCWDTSIEYVLCDQDPRRFKPIVDFCINTALNANFQGASAFDLTRSVQLARSVIRCLQWRFNAWADDFVVVYFREVTCPYAEVRGLIASVLNAIDQLKFYPSYPSAAALVSDILQDPKDKKDIMHIRSGFFQPQLEKIMGSLAVLKEDRPHGPKAVLSDHDTSATTAILWLTVELSDVHAVSAFPYIIPYLPQIFELRELNDNIDLQRNCGRLLAMITSITPALDLIDPLMSALVNILQESSSWRTRIKVMPVLSLVYFRNLSLLSEPCKAQCLDVVSACLRDPNQEVREMASSTLSGFLRCSQRAMVVILKDRFTREIQSITLPKRRGAPGQINPEYQETLIQLHGAVLGATALVEAFPYTVPKFIPKLLADVLAPRVSDPAPISTTIRSCVASFKRTHEKYQDKFSEDELSAMNYAQAGNSYYA from the exons ATGCTGGCAAAAGAACCGCCCACCAAGTCAGCTCCACACTACGGACAGGCAACAGCTGAATCTGGCGCATTCTCATACGACGACCACTACTACGATCACGAAGACGTAGATCTCGAGGACGAGATCGCGAGACTCGAAGAAGAGGCTGCTGATTCAT CggacgaagaagacggAATTGATTTTGTACCAATGAGCGAGATCTGGCCTTCAGCCATGCCCAACCGCCTGGGGCAGGGCTATACGACCAAAGATGGTATTCGACGAGAGCTCGATGAT CCTAACGATCCCCGTCTCTCGGCTGTCGGTCTCCAAATGTCCCTTCCTTATGAAGTCGAATCTCTAGTTGAAATGGATGACAAGCTCGATTTCATCTGCGCCAAGCTTATCGAATCTGTCAAAGCCCGTGAATTCGGTATGGGCTTCCGAGTCTGGGACTCCGCCCTCTCTATCTGGATGACAATGGGTTATCCTATGAAGCGCGATGTCAAGATCAAGCTCATCTTTTTGTACTACGAAACCATTTTTGCTCCGGGGTTATCAGCTTCATTCATCGAAGATGTTGCCAACCAGTTCATCGCGCTAGCCTCCGACCGAACTCTTACTATTTATGATTTTCGAATTCCTTGGCGACCGCTCTATGAAATTCTCTACCTTGAACTTTTCCCACACCCTAACAAACTCGCTCGTCACTCTATGAACCTCGCCCCTTCGTTATTGAACGTTGCAGAAGAGGCTCAACGTTTCTTCCACCCTTCCGACGTTGACGACATGCTGGAAACTATCCTCCCACAGCTACAACCCAACATGGATTCTATCCTCGCTACCCAAACTTTCCTCGTTCACTTCCTCCCCATCTCCCATTGTCAGAAATGGCTGCCTGTCATTTTCAGGTTCTGGCAGGGGTACAACTCTGGTTTATGGGATGACCAAGCATCAGACCTTATGGGACAGCTTGCTATCGCACACGTTGATCCAGCCCGATCAGACCCTTTACTCCTCTCCAAAATTCCTCGCGGGCTCCAAAATACCCCCGAAGAGGAACTCGCCAACCCGTCGGCCAAAAAGCGGGCGAGGCACCACCAGCTCCGTCTCCTTGAAGTTGCCGGCAAAGTCCAAGAAGATGCCGACGGTTTGTCCTACTGGGTTGACGAGAGCGACCCTTCCCTCCCTCCTGAAGAAAAGTTAGGCAGCCCAGATTGGCAAGGAATAAGAAAGGATGTCGGTATCTTTACGGATGAACAGTTTGAGTTCTTGATGAGCAAATGCTTGAGGTCGCTGAATGTACCCGTGGGAGGGGCAGTAGCGAGTCAGAATAGTATGTCGGTAACTGTTGCGGATACGAGGGCCAGCAAGAAGATTCTTGATGCGAAAAAGCCTATCGACCGAGTTCAGTCGCTCGCAGAGACGATTGttttctccatctctgAGGATGCCCTCCCCCTTGTCTCTGGGGGAACCGGGACTGCGACCGGGACAGTGACACCTTCCGGAATAGCGACGCCATCAGGCAAGGGAGCGATCGGCAAGATGAAGGATAGTTTGGCAGCTGTcggaaggaaagaagagtTGCATCGACGGTATCTAGCTGGATCAAAGGCACTGGATCATCTGTCAAAGTTATTAACGAGCTGCGAGACT TTCTTCCACCCAAGCAACTCTGGCCACTGGTCCAATTTCCTTTGCACCTTCCTTTCCCACCTTGCCAACAACTTCATTGAACGGCTTAAATCTGAAGAAGAACCATCGTGCAAAACACCTCCAGCTTGGCGGATCACGCCGGCCATCAAGCGAGAATTCGTCTTGATCCTTCGCCCTCTTGCACTTACGGCGATATTCAATAAAGATATGAAAGCTGTTGCTTCAGCAGTTTCAGCGTTGAAAAAGCTGTCTCTACTAGAGCCGGATTTGATCATGCCTGCTATTCTTGAGAGGGCAGTGCCTTCCCTTCAGGGGCTGGAAGAAACTCAGCGGACACCGGCTGTGACTTATGCTCTTGCGGCACTAGCTTCTCCCCTCGCGGCTCGACAGATCTGGAGGCAAGGAGGGATGTACATTGCAGATATTTTTGGGTTGCTATTGCCTGGCATTGATCTGAATGATCCAAGTAAGAGTGCACTGGTGTCGATGTGTATCTCTAATATCGTCGACTTTATTTATATGGGCGACATCTCTGATGGTGATGGCGATGTTGAGATGGATGGGAAAATATCGGCAGAAGTAGAAAATGCAAGGGCGGTGAGGAAAATACCTAGAGAAAAGGTCGAAGACGACCCCAACGACCCGGTTCAActggagatggaagatCTTACTCCGGAAGAAGTCAATGCCCGTATTCGAATGACTACATCCACTTTCCGAGATTGGGTCACCGAATTCCTAGGCCGTGTCCTTCTCCTATTCGCCAATCTCCCAGAAGAAGGCGGTAAATCCGGTCGAGCGGGAGGGAAGACGGAGCAAATCACTCTTCAGTCCGTTTTACACACATGTGGCAATGTCTTTGCTGCCCTGTCTCCACCACTCTTTGATCTGGTATTAGACCAGATTATAGAGTATTGTACGACTACTTGTCGAGGGAATGCGGTAGATGCGGTAGGCGAGTTGGTGAGGAACTTGGCAGCTGCCAATGCGCCGAAGGTGTTCAAGAGGCTTTTCCCGATTATCAGACAAAAGATTGCGGCAGAATTGAAGGGAGGGGCAAGTTCAATGAGaacgacgacgacgagTATACCCTTGCCGAGTGATGCAGGATTGCATTGGTGGCAAAGTATTTTGATCGGGACCTTGATCCCTGGACGGGTTTGC TTATCCGACCCGGAAGTCAAGACCCAATACATTGACCTTCTTCGTCTCATGATTGATAACACTCACTCTGAACGGGGATGGCAATGGACCGGCAAGATCATCGAGAAGACAGTATCCTCTCTGACATCTATTTATTTTTCCGAGATGCGCATGCTCAATCCATCCACATGGTGTAGCCAAGACTTCACACAGAACCATCACCTCTACTGGGGCAAACTCTACCGCCCATCTGAAGTTGAGCCGCAATGGCGGACCCCAAGTAAGGAAGATGTGGACATGGCGATTAATGTGATTGGACTGGCGGTTGAAGCGGTAGGAAAGATTGAAACCCTTgtgaaagaggaagggaggTATGCCGATAAGGAGTGGACGAATGAGTTCTGCAGAGCGGTGAATGTGGTGGATAAGGTTTTGCGAGGCACATACAACTTGGTTGCTGAGCTTGAGGACCAAAAGATCGGAGGGGAAAAGGCGCCTTC GTACCTCCCTGGAGATTTCACAGCCCATCTTCCGACGTACAAATCCGGCCTCATCCTCACCGACCCAGCCGACTCGCGATATCAACTCGTCCAATCTTTCCGCCAACGTACTGGCGAAATCCTTAATCGCGCTGCAACCGCCCTCCGTTCCGCAGGCGGTGGCTCCGATTCATCTGTCGATGCTGTCAAGCTCCTTGTCACTACCATCGGTACATATCTTACTGCTTATGGTGTCCGTTCAAAGCAATTTAGCAGTGCTCAATCTGCCTTATCCGGAATGGTGGcgacgaagaagatgtTTGAGGGACAGAGAAAACACCATCGAACTATCTATCTTGCCAATGCGTCAATACATCACCAGACGCGAATGACAACGCTGGCGTATTATCGAAAGCGTTCCGAATTGGACGACAGATTGATCGTCAGCATGCTCAATTTCTGCCTATCTCCCTTCGTACGCGTGAGAAAATCGGCGCAGAACGCTCTCGATACGATCGCGAAGCTGTACAGGGGTGTATGGGTTTTGTGTTTTCCTACACTGTTCCAAGCGCTGCAGCCAGGGACAGATCCTGACATTATGAAGGGTGCGCTTTATGTCCTAAGATACAACCACATTGGTATCACTAGAATCGGGAAGGACTGGAGACAGCTCTTGGAGCTGGCCGAGTGTCTCCTGAACGCTCACCATGAGAACAAGGCTTCCGTGCAAGCTTTAGTGAGCAAGGCCACTGATGAGCTTATCGCGCGTATCAAGGAACCTCACGCCTTCGATATGAACGTTCGTCTCGAACCCATCCAAGAAGCTGCCGACGAGTTGGCCTCTGTCATCTCATGTAAGCCTGACCAGGCGTTGGTGGAAATTGTTCACCAAGGTACTGTTGAGCGCTTACAGCATCAAGAGACGCAATGGGATGTCTTCGTGGATAAGGTTTTGGCTATTGCGAAGAGCCCAAACTTGAACTGGCGATACGTGTTGAATGCGGCAAGGTTCTTGCTGTCTGTGATGAGGAGAGATCGGCCGATGGATCTAAGGTTGGCGGATTTCTTCATGGGGAATGTTCAGAATCCTCTCCCTAGGATTCGTGATTACGGTATCGT CGGCACCACTCgtcttcttttctccatGACTCTTCGATCTCTTTGTCAAGGTTCAGAGGaactcctcttcctcgaGGAGCCGATCGACGAATACTCGAAGGAAATTCCACTCGAGGATACCTCTCCCGAATTCACAAAGCGCTACCTCACATCATTCCGTGAAACCCCCGAAGACGAATCGAATGTTGTTCTTCAAGACAGACAGCAATCTGGGTGGCTGGCTTGGGGCCATACGCTGGAGGTAGCTAGGTTTACCGGGTGGGACGAGCCGCTATTTCCTGTCGAGGAGGCGAGTTTGCCAGGTAAAGAGATGATTGGGAAGTTCATCAGTGAGGGAAGTTGGTGGGAGCGC CTTGCAAGTCTCTGGGCTCAAGAAAACGAACGCAATTACCCGTCAGCCACTCACATCGACTTCATTCTCGCTCTTTCCCAGCTTTATGGTCCTTCCGTCTTCCGCTCTATTAGACCGATCGTCGAAGGGTACCTTGCTGAGATGGAGTCCACAAAAGTTTACGACCGACACAAGACACGAGCGATGTGGGAGTTTTTAGCTGGCGTCCTTAGGGGTTCAATGGAGTGGTCTGGAAAGGATAGAAAGGACTTTTGGGACTGGTTTACCCCGAGGTTACCAGAATTGCATGGGAATATCAGGCACGATACTATTAA GTGCTGGGATACTTCAATTGAGTACGTATTATGCGACCAGGACCCAAGAAGGTTCAAACCAATTGTCGACTTCTGTATCAACACTGCTCTAAATGCCAACTTCCAAGGAGCTTCTGCATTTGATC TGACTAGGAGTGTTCAGCTTGCGCGATCGGTCATCCGGTGTCTTCAGTGGCGTTTTAACGCTTGGGCGGATGACTTCGTCGTCGTCTACTTCCGGGAAGTAACCTGTCCTTATGCTGAAGTCCGAGGCCTCATCGCCTCAGTACTCAATGCTATCGATCAGCTCAAA TTTTATCCTTCATACCCTTCCGCTGCCGCCCTAGTCTCCGATATTCTACAAGACCCCAAGGATAAGAAGGATATCATGCACATTAGAAGCGGCTTCTTCCAGCCCCAACTCGAGAAGATCATGGGGTCGCTGGCGGTATTGAAGGAGGATAGACCACATGGACCGAAGGCTGTTTTGTCCGATCATGACACTTCTGCAACTACAG CTATATTGTGGCTTACGGTTGAGCTGTCGGACGTCCACGCTGTGTCGGCTTTCCCCTACATCATTCCCTATCT TCCACAAATCTTCGAGCTTCGTGAACTCAACGACAACATTGACCTCCAGCGGAACTGCGGTCGACTCCTTGCGATGATCACGTCCATCACGCCTGCTCTCGACCTTATTGATCCTCTTATGTCCGCATTGGTCAACATTTTGCAAGAGTCTTCT TCTTGGAGAACGAGAATCAAGGTCATGCCTGTTTTAAGTTTGGTTTACTTTAGGAATCTGTCGTTGCTGTCAGAGCCCTGTAAGGCTCAATGTTTGGATGTCGTGTCGGCGTGCTTAAGGGACCCCAACCAAGAAGTTCGAGAGATGGCATCCTC CACATTAAGCGGTTTCTTGCGTTGCTCTCAACGAGCGATGGTTGTTATCTTGAAG GATCGCTTCACTCGCGAGATCCAATCAATCACTCTCCCCAAACGACGTGGCGCCCCTGGCCAAATCAATCCGGAATATCAAGAGACGCTTATCCAATTGCATGGAGCCGTTctgggtgcgactgctCTCGTCGAAGCCTTCCCTTATACTGTCCCCAAATTCATCC CCAAACTTCTCGCCGACGTACTGGCTCCTCGAGTTTCAGACCCCGCTCCTATCTCTACAACTATTCGATCCTGTGTAGCC TCTTTCAAGCGCACTCATGAGAAATACCAAGATAAATTCTCGGAAGACGAATTATCAGCGATGAATTATGCCCAAGCCGGTAACTCGTACT ACGCGTAA